In the genome of Pangasianodon hypophthalmus isolate fPanHyp1 chromosome 15, fPanHyp1.pri, whole genome shotgun sequence, the window CCctatttctctctgtgtagGTAAATTTGAGGAGAAGGAGGATCGTGTGCCTAAGCTGGAGCAGTTGAACACGCTGGGCTTCATGTGCAGCCTCAACCTGGCCCTGAATAAGCGTGACCTCATCAAAATGGAATTGCTGCTGCTGGAGACCTTCGGCTGGAACCTGTGCATGCCCACGCCAGCTCACTTCATCGACTACTACCTCCACGCCGCCGTGCAGGAGGGTGACCTGCACAACGGCTGGCCACTGACCTCACTGTCCAAGACCAAAGCCTTCATGGACAAATACACTCACTACTTCCTGGAGATTTCCCTGCAAGGTGAATTCAGTTAGAGATTGTGAGGAATACTTAGtgctattattataaaattattataaaaatattaaatatatacatttattttcttaaatggCAAGAAATATTCTAATAGACACGATAGATGGATGGCACAAGGTCAGTGACCTTCATTTCATCCAGCTGAATACTTGTTTTCGTCCCAGATCACGCCTTTTTGAGCTTCAGACCCTCACAGGTGGCAGCCGCCTGCATCGCAGCCTCTCGCATTTGCCTGCAGATTTCCCCGAGCTGGACCACCGTGCTCCACCTGCTCACGGGGTATTCCTGGGACCACCTGACCCAGTGCATCCAGCTCATGCTGCTGTAAGAACATGCCAAATCTCAAATCATTGCAAAGACATCAGTACAGCATGCAAATAGAACATTTAcaatgtaaattatatattaaatatatatgtaatgtaatttatacatatataggTGAAAGATAAAAAGCTTTTTGAAACAGCGATTTGTACCATTGTCCTTTTAggttttcattttaatcataTGAAGgattatatttcagttttttgtcATTATTACGTATTTATATTGCAAAAAGTTCTCCATTAATATGTATTTTCTTCCTGTAAATTCCTTTGGGAGATCACAAAAAAGTAAGAGTGGAATGTGTActtattcatattaataattttctgtaaaaatgaagTCTTCCTCCATTTAGTTTTCCTTAGACCCATATATACACTACCGGTCAAATGTTCAGGTCTGCTCGATTGAATGCCTATTTTTCATcatcttaaagacatttttgatAAAGCCTTATGAAATTTgtcaaatttgtttttaaaactagTGAAGTTAGGCCTCgtgtataaataatacataatatcatgtataaatgtgtttcttatttcttcaaatttttttacttaatatgtttttacttaaaatgcAATTAAACACATGAGAAGCAGTGAGGTGCTCGGCCTGTTTGGGAACTTTAAGAAAACCTCCTGGGTGAAGCTGGCTCCTCCTCATGAAGCTGGCTGAGAAGATGCCAAGAGCATGTAAAGCTTCATCGAGAATGCTGTTAAGAATTTCTATGAGGTGGTGTTTATGAAGTTTTGACTGGTAGTGATAGACTTTTTGTGTCATAAGGCTGTTCATTGttaataattgttaataataattatatatattatactcaACTTTATTCTCTGCCTCAAAGGGTTTACAGGAACAAAACAGTACGAGaaaagtaaaaatttaaaaaaaagttatgaaagtAGTACCAGTTGATCCATGTGACCTCCTGTGTCTCATTTCTTAATAAGAACAACTTAATTGTTTCCTAATTGTTGGTGCATTTTCTACAGTGCGCACGATAATGACGTGAAAGAAGCCAACAAGTCCAAGTCGTCACCCTCGTCCAGTCAGAGTGCACAGCCTCAGGCTCACGCCTCGCCCGGCCCTGCTCCCTCGGCCCTGCAAAGACACCCTGTATCCACCTCACAGCAACTACTGCTCCAGACTGGCAGCTACCCGCCGCTCTCGCAGCACTCCCCTGCTCTGGCGCAACTGCACATGCTGGCCGAGTGCCAGGCCATGGGTGCAGTGAGCACGCGGGAATACCTCCAACCACACCAGGCTAGCCTGCTCTCTTCCTCCATCCCGACTACATCGTTCCCATCTTTCCCCAGTCTGGCGTCAGGGCTGTGCGGCTTGCCCTTACAGGGACCCCTCTCCATGCAGGTGGGCATGGCGGCGGAGCCACGACCCTGCGTGGGCCTGGCTTATGCTAACAGCTACCTGGGCTCACACCATGGCTTCACAGCCGGATGTTTTGACAGGTGACGCCAGGAGAGGGAGGGCAGATCGAACTCAGGGCGCCCACTGTCCTCCACCCTCCTCTCGGCCTCCCCGGCGCCATCCACCCTCAGCCAGAGGCACAGACTTTCTAAACAGAAGGCCCACAGTCGAACAGATCCATCAAAGGTCATAGTATTAAGTTGAAACAAGCTCAAATGTGGACCTTCtgctttcttcttccttttaaaCACCTAGGTGCCTGTTGCTCTGCCCGTTTTGAGAAAAGATCTCAAAGACTACAGCATGCTCATGTACATACTCGGGCTAGTTCATTCTGAGAACATGACTGGAGGATAATAGAATGCCAGCGCTGCAAGATATGATTATCAGACACTTAGAAACGTCCCATAGGAGCATTTTAGTTCCATACAAAGCCTTAAGAAGGGAAACGGTGGAGATCAGGTTCCcaaactgctgttttttttttttttccttcttctttcttgctttctttctttctctctctctctctctctctttttttttccttttcttttttttttttttttctttttttttttacataaggCGTCCTTGAAATTTCACACTGGAATTACTGTGTCGTCCTTGATGCTGCTGCCTTAAAAGTCAGACGCTGGCTTTATGACCAAGAAACCTGTCTCCCTTTTTGGTATCGTTTACAGTgactaaataaaacacattcagGGATGCGCAGATtacttgaaagaaaaaaatgccattGAAAAATACCAGCTGATGTTTGTATGAAGTGgttaatttgtaaatgtgtgtgtatttgatctGCTTTAAAGGGGTGAGCATGTCTGTAAGGAAGGTTACTTTCAGCTTTTGGCTTAGAGCCCCATCCCTCTGGTCTTCCTGCAGGCAGATGGAGGGGAAACCCCAGGGGAATGAGGCATCTGTCCTGTCGCCTCTGTAGCTCACGCTGGAGGAAGCTGAGCTTTACAAGCTGCTTACCCGGGCAGGGGAGGAGAGGGGGGACTCCTTGATTCATCCATGTTAAGCTCACTACCATAGAAAGATGACTTCATTGTCTTTTACCTCATCCTTTTAGTCGCTGTGGTGCATGTAAATTACCTCACACTACTGCTGTGCTGAATGACagtcattcattcttcagtcaCATGCTAGGGAACTGTGGACACATTTGTCATATTTGGTAGATTAGATAATATTATACAGTTACATAATCAACTATACTACTGATCCGTCAGTTATGGGCAATCTTGTTACGCACACATGGGTGAGCTTGACGACACTGTGATGGGTAAAGACAACAGAAATGATGTGTTTTCTCCAATTTCATGAATTTTTGTCATTCCAAACTGTTTACATTGTTGTGAAAATCCAAGCGAAGCTGAATATTCATGAAGCAGACACGTTTTCACAGAACACTAAAGATTAGAATAGCGCTAACTCCATTTCTCCGAGTCCATTTCTCTCAGGTTGAGTTGGGTTATACAGGGATGTCGACTGCACAATGAAGTCAACCAGCAGCAAGACCAAAGTGTCTGCTTTATGTCCTGCTAAATTATAAGCTTTTAAACCACTTTACAGGACTTTGGATCCAAATCATCCTCTGATAGTCCTGAATCTTGAACTACCTCAATGTTATGCTATTGTTTTTACGCTGATTTTGCAGGACttccattttatttgattatctTCTTTCTGACTGGTCATGAGCTTCGGGATTAGTTTTTATCCACAgaacattttattccttttttctgttgAAGTCTCTTTACGTAGGTAGATGAATTGTGTTCACTGTAACAGATATAGGCACTGTTTTGTATTTCAGTTCATTGTATTTCAGTGAAGCCTCTGTGTGTGCAATACGTAACCATTAATTTCATCTGTTACTGTAGATCTGTTCTGTtacgttttttttattttaccactgcattattttgtttattattttagccTTAGTGTGTTTTTATAACGAGATATTACTGCTAGAaggcagtgattttttttttttttttttttattgtccaaCAAGAAAATGTTGCACATTGCAACCGATGTCTGCTAAATCTAGACATTTAGTAGACCAGTGAGTACTGATAGAGTTCATTCAGTGGTctatggttttatttaaaagccTGTATTTGTGTAGGAGATTGAGGCCAGTGGGGATGGGGGGGGGACAAGCCATTTGGATATAAAAtcccaaaaaataaaacaaaagaaaaaacaaatagcaGCGATGTCTTTTATTTCTTGGTTGCATACTGTACTAAATAGTAAAAGCAGTTCATTTGCATAGGTCCCATGTTGTTTAATATGAATGTGGAGTCGTTGCACATGAAAAGGTCGGAAGGGAGTGGGGAGCGCTCTTCCTTTAGCCCCACCCCAGAAAGCAGTGCCCTCCCTCCgt includes:
- the ccnjl gene encoding cyclin-J-like protein, with the translated sequence MEAEGQWWKSQLASDIHQALRIKELKLPTYHAHSPQIGMRRYFADLLAVLSNRYQLCPTARHLAVYLLDLFMDHYDVAVRQLYVIALSCLLLASKFEEKEDRVPKLEQLNTLGFMCSLNLALNKRDLIKMELLLLETFGWNLCMPTPAHFIDYYLHAAVQEGDLHNGWPLTSLSKTKAFMDKYTHYFLEISLQDHAFLSFRPSQVAAACIAASRICLQISPSWTTVLHLLTGYSWDHLTQCIQLMLLAHDNDVKEANKSKSSPSSSQSAQPQAHASPGPAPSALQRHPVSTSQQLLLQTGSYPPLSQHSPALAQLHMLAECQAMGAVSTREYLQPHQASLLSSSIPTTSFPSFPSLASGLCGLPLQGPLSMQVGMAAEPRPCVGLAYANSYLGSHHGFTAGCFDR